The Flavobacterium sp. 102 genomic interval TTGAGCGATATCAAATGGGATAAACGTTCGCTTCCGGATAGAACTTTGAGATAGATTTCAGAACGCAGATACAATAACATCATGAAAAAAATCATTTTTACAGACAAAGCGCCGGCGCCTATTGGACCTTACAACCAAGCGGTTTTAGTGGGCAATACTTTATACACTTCAGGACAAATTGCCTTGAATCCGACTACGATGGAATTGGTTTTAGACGATATCGAAACCGAAACCAAACAAGTGATGGAGAACATGAAAGCGGTCTTAGCAGCGGCTGATATGACTTTTGACCATGTGGTAAAAACAACCATTTTTATTATGGACATGGGTGATTTTGCCCGAATCAATTCGGTTTACGGCAGTTACTTTAATGAAGCTACTGCTCCGGCGAGAGAAACGGTTCAAGTAGCCGGTTTACCCAAAGGCGTGAATGTGGAGATTTCGATGACAGCGATTAAATAGAAGGCAGAAGGCAGAAAGCAACAGATTCAAAATAGACGAATCCTTTATTGTGCAAACGATGAAGGATTTTTTTTGACCCAAAAAACCAACTTTTCATCATTTTCAAGCCTTCGCAGCCATCAAACGAGCTTCGGACTCGAGCAAGAAAGCTTCGGACTCTCACAAATAAGTTTCGAACTGTGGCAGAAATGCTTCGGACTCCAACAAATGAACTTCGGAAGACCACAAACGCATTGCGGACATCCATTTTTTATCTTCTGACTGTCGCAAACGAATATCGGACTCCCGAAAAACAATAAAGGAATGATAAGTATAGAATTTTTATATATTTGAGAAAAACTTATTTGGGTTTAGTACTTATTGATAAGTTAGGGGCAAGTTTAAACACGTAATACTTGAAAAGAAAATTTGAAATACTAGACGGTTTACCTGCACATGGAGATATGTACATTTCAATTCCCGAAAATGGTTACAAACAATTTTCAGAAGGATTGGCAGTAAAGTTCATTAGAAAAGATAATAGTGAATGGGTTGGTAATTTTGAAAGAGGAAATTCTCAATTAAGGTTTGCTTCTGAAATAAAAGATAGTACAAACATTCTAATTATTGCTTTTGGAATTTGTTACATTATCGATATTGAAAATGTAAAACCAATCATTGAATTTGGACTTGACTATAAAGAGGTTTTTGAATATAAAAATCTTTTTGTTTTGATTGGCGAGTGTTCTATCTCAGTGGTAGAAGATATTGATAAAATTAACCATTTTGAGCACTTATGTTTCGATGGAATTACTAATGTAGAGTTAGGTGATGGAATTTTAAGAGGTGTACTAAATGAGTTTTGTCAATCTACAAAAGGTCTTGATAAGAGCAATTTCACTCTAAACCTTGAAACATTCGATTTTAATGAAACTCCACAAATCGTGTTAAACAAAAAGTGGTGGAAAATTTGGTAAAAACATGCTGCTAACAGCCGTTTGCAGCAACTGCTCGCTTGGGCTTTTCCCGAATTCTCCTTGGCTCCGAAGCATCCATAATTAATCTCCGTACCGAGATCGTGATTACAATCCACGACGTTGGCAACAATAATTTTGAACGCTCACGGAAAAAACCTATCTTTGATACTATCAAATGATATTATCAATGAAACCGCCTTACGACATTACTCCGAAAATTTTAAAACTAATAAGTTCGATTTCAGAGAAAATTGGAGCTGTTAATGCTAATTATCTTAGTAAGCAATCTCCACAACTTCGCAAACAGAATAGAATTAAAACAATTCATTCCTCTTTGAAAATTGAAGGCAATACATTAACGGAAGAACAAATCACAGCATTAATTGAAAACAAAAGAGTGATTGGACCAGAAAAAGATGTTTTAGAAGTTTTAAATGCTATCAAAGTGTATGAAAGATTAGAAAGCTATAAATTCTCTTCCGACAAGAGCTTTTTAAAAGCGCATCTCAAATTAATGAATGGATTAATTGAAAGTGCCGGAAAATATAGGACGCAAGGTGTTGGAATAATTAAAGGAACAAAGATTGAACACATCGCACCACCTTTTGAAAATATTCCATATCTAATGAAAGATTTGTTTGAGTATCTGAAAGATTCAGAAGAATTGACCTTAATAAAAAGCTGTGTGTTTCATTACGAAATGGAATTTATTCACCCATTTTTAGATGGAAATGGAAGAATGGGAAGACTTTGGCAAACTTTGATTCTAATGGCTGAATATCCGGTTTTTGAATTTTTACCCTTCGAGAATTTAATCAGCAAAACTCAGGATGAATATTATAAATCTTTAGCTTTAAGTGACAAGTCCGGAAAGTCAACTGTCTTTATTGAATATATGCTGGGTGTTATTGATAAGTCACTGGAAAGCTTACTCAATTACAATAATAGGGTTTTAAAAGATATTGATCGTTTGGAATATTTTTTAAACCTAGGCATAAAAGAGTTTAACCGAAAAGACTACATGAACATATTTAAAGATTTGTCATCTGCAACGGCAAGCAGAGATTTGAAAAAAGGAATTGAAATGACTATGTTTGAAAGTATTGGGAATCTCAACAAAACTAAATATATAGTAAAATAATTACTGTTGCTAATATCCGTTTTACGCAATTACCTTCACTTCACCTCATCCAATCCCAACAATAACAATTGCGCTGTCGCTTCGTTTGTGGCTAAAGGTATATTGTGTACATCGCAAATTCTAATCAGCATGTTGATATCCGGTTCGTGCGGATGGCTCGAGTTGGGGTCTTTGAAGAATAAGACCATTTTGGTTTTGCCTTCGGCTACACGTGCCGCAATTTGAGCATCGCCGCCCATTGGTCCCGAAAGCATTCGCTTTACTTTGATGCCCACGGCTTCTACTTTTCCACCGGTTGTTCCGGTAGCTATGAGTTTGATGTTTTCTTTTTGCAATAGGTCTTTGTTCTTATTGATGAACTGAACCATATCGGCTTTTTTTCCATCATGTGCTATAATAGCTATTTCCATAGAGATTGTATTTTGGTGCAATTTAGAATTTTAACCGCAAAGGTCACTGGGTTTTACGCAGAGGACGCAAAAAAAACCTCAAAATGAATTATTCTGAGGCTTTTAATATTATTTATTTAAGATGTGATACGCAATCAAACCGTCTATTGGTCTTCGGAGTACGTTGCCTATTTTGATGTCGTATTTGGCTAAAGTTTGTTCCAACTCGTCTTTCAAATAAAATGCTATTGAACCCACGAAATGCACCGGAACGTCTTTGCAATTGTCAAACTGCATGATGTAGTTTTTGACAAAAGATTTCAATTCCTTTTTGATGATTTTTTTGCAAAAAGGATTGTCTTTGTGCTTGATAATAAACTTAGCGAAAGTCGCTAAATACGCGTTTGGATTGGCTTCTTTGTATAAATTAGATTTGATATAATCTGCATCTAAATTGTATTCTTCTTCAAATTCTTTGGCCAAATCTGTCGGCATACTATTAAAATAATACCCGCGAAGTAAATGCCTGCCAAAACGGTTTCCGGAACCGTCATCCATAGCAATATAGCCTAAGGACTGTACTTTTTGGTGCAACACTTTCCCATCAAAAAAACTACAGTTAGAACCCGTTCCTAAAATACAAACAATTGCTTGCTCGTCTTTGGGCGTCGTAGCATAAACTGCAGCGTAAGTATCTTCATGAACCGAAACTACAGCATTTTTAAAATATTCTTCAAACACTTTGGTTAGGAAGTTTTTCATCCTGTCGGTACCGCAACCGGCGCCATAAAAGAACAAATGCGTGGCTTTATCCTTATTGTGTTCGATATCAAACTTATCATCGAGACGGGCAATCACTTCTTCTTTGTCTAATACTTCAGGGTTGAGGCCTAAAGTTTGGGTCGTGAAAAGCACTTTTCCGTTGTCATCAATTGCAATCCAATCGGCTTTGGTCGAGCCACTGTCAACTAATAATTTCATAATTAATTAGGAATTACGAATTAGGGATTACGAATCTGAAGTTGAATTCAAATTATAAAACTTAATTCTTTTATTATCTTGGTTTAGTTTAGGTATAAAAAATCCCGCCATCAGCAAAGATAGCGGGATTTTGTCATTTAATTATTTTAAGCCTGCGATGTGCACTGATAAATCGATTAATTTACTTGAATAACCGTATTCGTTATCGTACCAAGAAACCAATTTGAAGAACGTTGAGTTCAAACCAATTCCGGCTTTAGCATCAATAATCGAAGTTCTTGGATCAGAAACAAAGTCTTGAGAAACTACGTCATCTTCAGTATATCCTAAAATCCCTTTTAGTTCATTTTCAGACGCTTTTTTCAATACCGCCATGATTTCTTCATACGAAGTTTCTTTGGCTACTTTCACGGTTAAATCTACCACAGAAACGTCAACCGTAGGCACACGGAAAGACATACCGGTTAATTTTCCATTCAAAGCCGGAATCACTTTTCCAACAGCTTTTGCAGCACCTGTTGAGGAAGGAATGATATTTACGCTGGCAGCACGTCCGCCTCTCCAGTCTTTTCTGGATGGTCCGTCAGCAGTCATTTGAGTCGAAGTAGTGGCATGAACAGTTGTCATCAAACCTTCCACAATTCCGAAATTATCGTTGATTACTTTAGCCAATGGCGCTAAACAGTTCGTTGTACAAGAAGCATTAGACACTACAGTATCTGTTGCTTTAGCTTCAAGGTGATTGACACCCATCACAAACATTGGCGCATCAGCTGAAGGCGCTGAAATGATTACTTTTTTGGCACCACCATCAATGTGTGCTTTGGCCGTATCGATTGTGGTAAAGATTCCTGTACATTCTGCTACAACATCAACGTCAATGGCTGCGTCATCCCATTTGATTAGTTTTGGATCTCTTTCTGCTGTAACTCTGATGAATTTATCGTTTACGTATAATTTTCCTTCTTTAACTTCTACTTTTCCGGCAAAACGACCGTGAACTGAATCGTATTTTAATAAATAAGCCAAATGATCTACATCTAATAAATCGTTGATGGCTACTACTTCTACATTATCTCTATTAAAAGTTTCTCTGAAAACTATTCTTCCAATTCTTCCGAAACCGTTAATACCTAATTTTACTTTTGACATTTTTCTTTTTTGCTTTAGGCAATAAGCTTTAGGCTTTATGCCGATTATTTAATTAATTATTTTTTGAATGATTATTGGCCTAAAGTTCAATGCTAAAGGCTTACAGCTTCTAAGTGGACATAATATCGGACACTCTCAACAACTCTCTATCGATTTCACAATGTCCTTTGATGGCTTGTTCCAAAGGGGTTAACGCTACTTTATCGGCTAACAAACCAACCATAAAATTGGTTTTGCCTTCGAGTAAAGATTCGACTGCTTTTACGCCCAATCTTGACGCCAAAACTCGGTCGAAACAAGATGGTGCGCCACCGCGTTGCATGTGACCCAACACCGAAACTCTTACGTCATATTCCGGCAAATTGGCTTCTACGTAATCTTTTAGTTCGAATACGTTCTTTCC includes:
- a CDS encoding RidA family protein; this encodes MKKIIFTDKAPAPIGPYNQAVLVGNTLYTSGQIALNPTTMELVLDDIETETKQVMENMKAVLAAADMTFDHVVKTTIFIMDMGDFARINSVYGSYFNEATAPARETVQVAGLPKGVNVEISMTAIK
- the gap gene encoding type I glyceraldehyde-3-phosphate dehydrogenase produces the protein MSKVKLGINGFGRIGRIVFRETFNRDNVEVVAINDLLDVDHLAYLLKYDSVHGRFAGKVEVKEGKLYVNDKFIRVTAERDPKLIKWDDAAIDVDVVAECTGIFTTIDTAKAHIDGGAKKVIISAPSADAPMFVMGVNHLEAKATDTVVSNASCTTNCLAPLAKVINDNFGIVEGLMTTVHATTSTQMTADGPSRKDWRGGRAASVNIIPSSTGAAKAVGKVIPALNGKLTGMSFRVPTVDVSVVDLTVKVAKETSYEEIMAVLKKASENELKGILGYTEDDVVSQDFVSDPRTSIIDAKAGIGLNSTFFKLVSWYDNEYGYSSKLIDLSVHIAGLK
- a CDS encoding BadF/BadG/BcrA/BcrD ATPase family protein; its protein translation is MKLLVDSGSTKADWIAIDDNGKVLFTTQTLGLNPEVLDKEEVIARLDDKFDIEHNKDKATHLFFYGAGCGTDRMKNFLTKVFEEYFKNAVVSVHEDTYAAVYATTPKDEQAIVCILGTGSNCSFFDGKVLHQKVQSLGYIAMDDGSGNRFGRHLLRGYYFNSMPTDLAKEFEEEYNLDADYIKSNLYKEANPNAYLATFAKFIIKHKDNPFCKKIIKKELKSFVKNYIMQFDNCKDVPVHFVGSIAFYLKDELEQTLAKYDIKIGNVLRRPIDGLIAYHILNK
- a CDS encoding methylglyoxal synthase, coding for MEIAIIAHDGKKADMVQFINKNKDLLQKENIKLIATGTTGGKVEAVGIKVKRMLSGPMGGDAQIAARVAEGKTKMVLFFKDPNSSHPHEPDINMLIRICDVHNIPLATNEATAQLLLLGLDEVK
- a CDS encoding Fic family protein, with the translated sequence MKPPYDITPKILKLISSISEKIGAVNANYLSKQSPQLRKQNRIKTIHSSLKIEGNTLTEEQITALIENKRVIGPEKDVLEVLNAIKVYERLESYKFSSDKSFLKAHLKLMNGLIESAGKYRTQGVGIIKGTKIEHIAPPFENIPYLMKDLFEYLKDSEELTLIKSCVFHYEMEFIHPFLDGNGRMGRLWQTLILMAEYPVFEFLPFENLISKTQDEYYKSLALSDKSGKSTVFIEYMLGVIDKSLESLLNYNNRVLKDIDRLEYFLNLGIKEFNRKDYMNIFKDLSSATASRDLKKGIEMTMFESIGNLNKTKYIVK